The Pseudomonas sp. DG56-2 genome contains a region encoding:
- a CDS encoding LysR substrate-binding domain-containing protein: MTTVVATIVEKRPQFSAESSNRVFNIALSDDIESYISPRLVNEAKARGLSVKFAFHQSNSSLWKTSLADPDIDLVLCSEPKELTSHYSSQVLFSSSYSCLYDGPRLNLKSPLTRDEYLMHEHVRISFDGRRGFVDDLLESEGVARRVSASFTHFSGALATLVHSDVIATLPTFAALSYARIARLTVSPVPIFVPAFRVFMVWDVEHNDDAHNRWLRSFVIDTTQALQRGSLAST, from the coding sequence GTGACAACAGTCGTCGCCACAATTGTGGAAAAACGCCCGCAATTTTCTGCCGAGTCTTCTAATCGGGTGTTCAACATTGCGCTATCGGACGATATCGAGAGCTACATTTCGCCAAGACTGGTCAACGAGGCAAAGGCTCGCGGTCTCTCCGTTAAATTCGCCTTTCATCAGAGCAATAGCTCGCTGTGGAAAACATCGTTGGCTGACCCCGACATTGACCTGGTCTTGTGCTCCGAACCCAAAGAGCTGACTTCGCACTACAGCTCACAAGTGCTGTTCTCTTCGTCTTACTCATGCTTGTACGACGGCCCGCGGCTCAATCTGAAAAGCCCGCTTACCCGTGACGAATACCTGATGCATGAGCATGTAAGGATTTCCTTCGATGGACGTCGAGGGTTTGTGGACGACCTGCTGGAAAGCGAGGGGGTCGCCCGCCGGGTATCCGCATCTTTCACCCACTTCAGTGGCGCGCTGGCTACCTTGGTACACAGCGACGTGATCGCTACATTGCCTACTTTTGCAGCGCTGTCCTATGCCCGCATAGCGCGCTTGACCGTAAGCCCTGTGCCGATTTTCGTCCCGGCCTTTCGCGTATTCATGGTCTGGGATGTGGAGCACAACGACGACGCACATAATCGCTGGCTGCGCAGCTTTGTCATCGACACCACGCAAGCGTTGCAGCGTGGATCCCTGGCGTCCACCTGA
- a CDS encoding GDSL-type esterase/lipase family protein: MRRLHNILGLALLICALPGCSPVAAVSGSTPAANAAARPQASQGNGNLMVLANKFKGASRAPVTIVQFGDSHTAADLFTGEMRRLLQGQYGDGGIGLIAATPVPGTRYEQVILKTAKRQWELVSARNQQSSQFPLGGYLSVPLIAKPSVRIEARTPSAQRYRVSALYQAQASTSLLLRDNRGQNRRLLAATGGQWRFGPVVNNVGLPLELTLDTRPGTVLGGWYLQNQKNAGVIYSVLGINGARLEVQDKWQPGWQDTLKSLRPDLVILAYGTNEAFDDTLDLNLYQAQLKQTLERLRRDLPRAAVLIVGPPDSIKQRKAHSCAARQPQKLAAVIAIQRQAAQQANALFWDWQAYMGGQCSVVAWQAQGLARGDLVHLTADGYRKSAAGLYDYLRTQLKLK, encoded by the coding sequence ATGCGTCGACTGCATAACATTCTGGGGTTGGCCCTGCTTATCTGTGCATTGCCGGGTTGCAGCCCGGTGGCGGCAGTCAGCGGCTCGACGCCTGCGGCCAATGCTGCGGCCAGACCGCAGGCAAGCCAGGGCAACGGCAACCTGATGGTGCTGGCCAACAAGTTCAAGGGCGCAAGTCGTGCGCCGGTTACTATCGTCCAGTTCGGCGACTCACACACGGCGGCCGATCTCTTCACCGGTGAAATGCGCCGCTTGCTTCAAGGGCAATATGGCGATGGCGGGATCGGTCTGATTGCTGCAACCCCAGTGCCTGGCACACGCTATGAGCAGGTCATTCTCAAAACTGCCAAACGGCAATGGGAGCTGGTGTCGGCGCGCAACCAGCAGAGTTCGCAGTTTCCGCTCGGCGGCTACCTGTCGGTGCCCTTGATAGCGAAACCCAGCGTGCGCATCGAAGCGCGTACACCCAGCGCCCAGCGCTACCGGGTTTCAGCGCTGTACCAGGCACAAGCGAGCACCAGCCTGCTATTGCGCGACAACCGCGGCCAGAACCGTCGGCTGCTGGCGGCGACCGGTGGACAATGGCGATTCGGCCCAGTGGTGAACAATGTTGGATTGCCGCTGGAGCTGACTCTCGACACCCGTCCAGGCACAGTGTTGGGCGGCTGGTACCTGCAGAACCAGAAAAATGCCGGTGTCATCTACTCGGTCCTGGGTATTAACGGCGCCCGCCTGGAAGTCCAAGACAAATGGCAGCCCGGCTGGCAAGACACCCTCAAGTCGCTGCGCCCCGATCTGGTTATTCTCGCCTATGGCACCAACGAAGCCTTCGACGACACCCTTGACCTCAACCTGTATCAGGCCCAGCTCAAGCAGACCCTTGAGCGTCTGCGTCGTGACCTGCCGCGAGCAGCGGTGCTGATCGTCGGGCCGCCGGACTCGATCAAGCAACGCAAGGCACACAGCTGTGCCGCACGTCAGCCGCAAAAATTGGCAGCGGTCATTGCCATCCAGCGCCAGGCAGCCCAGCAAGCCAACGCCCTGTTCTGGGATTGGCAGGCATACATGGGCGGGCAGTGCTCGGTTGTCGCCTGGCAGGCACAAGGTTTGGCGCGCGGGGATCTGGTGCACCTGACAGCGGATGGTTATCGCAAGAGTGCGGCTGGCCTGTATGACTACCTGCGCACGCAGTTGAAATTGAAGTAA
- a CDS encoding XRE family transcriptional regulator — protein sequence MNTSGDRLKNLLHECSLSPSDFAAQRQVTPQHVNNWFKRGVPLARLDEIADLLCVCSKWLRSGEGPKHPTPLPRTHAALRKPGTEPTDPSLLAANTAEDIQLPFYSIQSKQLRPITSRYLRLPVRALDAVGVDPAQAICVTMPTNNMSPLLPRGSTLAIDKGMTDIVEGELYALLHNGRLRIHSITQRANGTLRLHSHDSDEHPTETYTQTQLKNQRLIILGWVFWWSSLRDSRPG from the coding sequence ATGAATACATCCGGTGATCGACTCAAAAACCTTCTGCACGAGTGCAGCCTGTCGCCTTCCGACTTCGCGGCGCAGCGCCAAGTGACTCCGCAGCACGTCAACAACTGGTTCAAACGAGGCGTACCCTTGGCGCGTCTCGATGAAATCGCCGATCTACTGTGCGTTTGCAGCAAGTGGTTACGTAGCGGCGAAGGCCCCAAACATCCAACCCCCTTACCGCGCACCCATGCCGCCCTGCGCAAACCGGGCACCGAGCCGACAGACCCCAGCCTGCTTGCCGCCAACACTGCAGAAGACATCCAACTGCCGTTCTACAGCATACAATCCAAGCAACTACGACCCATCACCAGCCGCTACCTGCGCCTGCCCGTCCGTGCCCTGGATGCCGTTGGCGTCGACCCCGCCCAAGCGATATGCGTCACCATGCCCACCAACAACATGAGCCCCTTACTGCCGCGCGGCAGCACCTTGGCCATCGACAAAGGCATGACCGACATCGTCGAAGGCGAACTCTACGCCCTCCTGCACAATGGCCGCCTGCGCATCCACAGCATCACCCAACGCGCCAATGGCACCCTGCGCCTGCACAGCCATGACAGCGACGAACACCCCACAGAGACCTACACCCAGACACAACTGAAAAATCAGCGGCTGATCATCCTTGGCTGGGTATTCTGGTGGTCAAGCCTGCGCGACAGCCGCCCTGGTTGA
- a CDS encoding SGNH family hydrolase — translation MQVSSSGQLLRVQLDAAKAFYAIVLTTLLLFWLNQDSISLYCQQKYHQSCELPVLGQSPAWRLGGNLTQALGAARDSFVVSLEKSLEPGQTAVAEVKTVELPAPIPVVSVNLVTAHQPAAAVVSKPVAVKVATPAVAVAPVKPAASVAASVLPSATVVSLAAGDEVFLVGDSLMQGVAPHLANSLRKRYQIKSVNLSRQSTGLAYPGFFNWPRTVAQTLDSSPNIRLMVIFLGPNDPWDMPQGKGKPFLRFKSPDWETAYRQRIDSILQEAREHQVQVIWVGPPNMQKTKLSTAMAYLSNLYREQTGLYQQHYLSANPVLGYKDETFSYTLQNSQGKRVKTRVDDGIHFTITGQKLIAEQILSMIAFPGLTVTGH, via the coding sequence ATGCAAGTTTCTAGTTCTGGCCAGCTATTGCGCGTGCAACTGGATGCAGCCAAAGCCTTCTACGCAATTGTCCTGACCACGCTGTTGCTGTTCTGGTTGAACCAGGACTCGATCAGCCTCTATTGCCAGCAGAAATACCATCAGAGCTGCGAGCTGCCAGTGCTTGGACAAAGTCCGGCGTGGCGCTTGGGTGGCAACCTGACCCAGGCGCTGGGGGCGGCTCGCGACAGCTTTGTGGTCAGCCTGGAAAAAAGTCTGGAGCCTGGCCAGACGGCAGTAGCTGAAGTGAAAACCGTCGAGCTGCCTGCGCCGATACCGGTGGTATCGGTCAATCTGGTCACTGCGCATCAGCCGGCAGCGGCGGTGGTGAGCAAGCCTGTGGCCGTCAAAGTGGCCACGCCAGCGGTCGCCGTGGCGCCGGTCAAACCGGCAGCGTCCGTTGCTGCCAGCGTATTGCCGTCGGCCACAGTCGTGTCACTGGCGGCAGGTGATGAGGTTTTTCTTGTTGGTGACTCGCTGATGCAAGGCGTTGCGCCGCATCTGGCCAACAGCCTGCGCAAGCGCTACCAGATCAAAAGCGTCAACCTCAGCCGGCAAAGTACCGGGCTGGCGTATCCAGGGTTTTTCAACTGGCCTCGAACCGTTGCGCAAACCCTCGACAGCTCGCCGAACATTCGCTTGATGGTCATTTTTCTCGGGCCTAATGACCCGTGGGACATGCCGCAGGGCAAGGGCAAACCCTTCCTGCGCTTCAAGTCGCCGGATTGGGAAACTGCCTATCGCCAGCGTATCGATTCGATTTTGCAGGAGGCGCGCGAACATCAGGTCCAGGTGATCTGGGTAGGGCCGCCAAACATGCAGAAAACCAAGCTCTCCACCGCCATGGCCTACCTCAGCAACTTGTACCGAGAGCAGACCGGGCTTTATCAACAGCACTACCTCTCTGCCAACCCTGTGCTGGGTTACAAGGATGAGACGTTCTCCTATACCTTGCAGAACAGTCAAGGCAAACGGGTCAAGACACGTGTCGATGACGGCATTCATTTCACCATTACCGGGCAGAAGCTGATCGCCGAGCAGATACTGTCGATGATCGCTTTCCCGGGGCTCACTGTAACGGGACACTGA
- a CDS encoding zinc-dependent peptidase has translation MWSLSAWRRRRTLARHPIDPQRWQRVRERLPMLDGLTSDEDHWLREACVLFLHEKHLSALPGVELDGEQRLFLAAQAQLPLLHLGELNWYQGFHEIVLYPDDFLSPQRHRDASGVEHEWNGEHSGEAWQQGPVILAWPGVLSSGGWEGYNLVIHELAHKLDMLNGDANGLPPLHNDMRVSDWAKAMQDAFDDLNRQLDRNPDAETAIDPYAAENPAEFFAVTSEYFFSAPDLLDAAYPAVYQQLRGFYRQDPLARLQQLQHNHPHYRQHQD, from the coding sequence ATGTGGTCATTGAGCGCCTGGCGCCGTCGCCGTACCCTGGCACGCCATCCCATCGACCCGCAGCGCTGGCAGCGGGTTCGTGAGCGCTTGCCGATGCTTGACGGCCTGACATCTGACGAAGACCACTGGCTGCGTGAAGCTTGCGTACTGTTTCTGCATGAAAAACACCTGAGCGCCCTGCCCGGCGTAGAACTGGACGGCGAGCAGCGGTTGTTTCTGGCTGCCCAGGCCCAACTGCCGTTGCTGCACCTGGGTGAACTGAACTGGTATCAGGGCTTTCACGAAATAGTGCTTTACCCCGACGACTTCCTCAGCCCCCAGCGCCATCGCGATGCCAGCGGCGTTGAGCATGAGTGGAACGGCGAGCACAGCGGTGAAGCCTGGCAACAGGGCCCGGTCATCCTGGCCTGGCCAGGGGTGCTGTCCAGCGGTGGCTGGGAAGGCTACAACCTGGTCATCCACGAACTGGCGCACAAGCTCGACATGCTCAACGGCGACGCCAACGGTCTGCCGCCGCTGCACAACGACATGCGCGTAAGCGACTGGGCCAAGGCCATGCAAGACGCGTTTGACGACCTCAACCGTCAATTGGACCGCAACCCCGACGCCGAAACCGCCATCGACCCGTACGCGGCGGAAAACCCTGCGGAGTTCTTCGCCGTCACCAGCGAATACTTCTTCAGCGCCCCCGACCTGCTCGATGCCGCCTACCCCGCGGTATACCAACAGCTACGCGGTTTTTACCGCCAGGACCCATTGGCGCGCCTGCAGCAATTGCAGCACAACCACCCTCACTACCGGCAGCACCAGGACTGA
- a CDS encoding toxin-antitoxin system YwqK family antitoxin has protein sequence MRNLLAVALAAVFLTGCSAEIDNAQVVTKNGLMYKSGDSDPFTGRIVNLPIGLPGLTALCNTQVEKGRYDGKSECFYDSKKVYEVEYAAGSKNGTETVFDAKSGTTISVKNWKNGRQDGVAEEYQNGVLTHQQTFKEGKPDAQETRWNADGSKVITQLVWSNGTKFSGFETDSNGKHNYANGQLHGPQIKFDYFAGSLKNFVGAEENYKDGKLDGVQKKYKNILHTDIVLQASELIYENGVAVSGWVRKFDPLDGALLQEVQLVRTPQAEDEDFESDYPGNLVPVVATTSNESCEDAWMNAYRAEVGEDALINSEQIGEWESWCAEGKRP, from the coding sequence ATGAGAAATCTACTTGCAGTCGCTCTGGCCGCCGTCTTTCTTACCGGCTGCAGCGCCGAAATCGACAACGCGCAAGTCGTGACTAAAAATGGCCTGATGTACAAGAGCGGAGATTCCGATCCTTTCACCGGTCGCATCGTTAATTTGCCAATCGGTCTGCCAGGCCTTACCGCGCTGTGTAACACGCAAGTGGAAAAGGGTCGCTACGACGGTAAGAGCGAATGTTTCTACGACTCGAAAAAAGTCTACGAGGTCGAGTACGCCGCCGGCAGCAAGAACGGCACCGAGACGGTGTTCGACGCCAAGTCAGGCACCACGATTTCGGTGAAGAACTGGAAGAACGGCCGCCAGGACGGTGTTGCCGAAGAGTACCAGAATGGCGTGCTGACTCATCAGCAGACGTTCAAGGAGGGCAAGCCGGACGCCCAGGAAACTCGCTGGAACGCCGATGGCAGTAAAGTGATCACGCAACTGGTCTGGAGCAATGGCACTAAGTTCAGCGGTTTCGAGACCGACTCCAACGGCAAGCACAACTACGCCAACGGCCAACTGCACGGCCCGCAGATCAAGTTCGACTACTTCGCCGGTAGCCTGAAGAATTTCGTCGGCGCCGAAGAAAACTACAAAGATGGCAAGCTCGATGGTGTACAGAAAAAGTACAAAAACATCCTGCACACCGACATCGTGCTGCAAGCGTCGGAACTCATCTATGAAAACGGTGTTGCGGTTTCAGGCTGGGTTCGTAAATTCGACCCGCTAGACGGTGCGTTGCTTCAGGAAGTTCAGCTGGTGCGTACGCCACAAGCAGAAGATGAAGACTTTGAAAGTGATTATCCGGGCAACCTTGTGCCCGTCGTCGCAACAACCTCTAACGAAAGCTGCGAAGACGCGTGGATGAACGCGTATCGCGCAGAAGTCGGCGAAGACGCCTTGATCAACAGTGAGCAAATCGGCGAGTGGGAATCCTGGTGCGCCGAAGGCAAACGCCCTTAA
- the eutC gene encoding ethanolamine ammonia-lyase subunit EutC gives MANTPQDNSSNPWLELRRLTPARIALGRTGTSLPTGAQLDFQFAHAQARDAVHLAFDHQGLRSQLSERQRDSLLLHSAAADRHSYLQRPDLGRRLHPDSAQQLREHAAANPGGVDLAIVVADGLSALAVHRHTLPFLARFEEQSSADGWSLAPVILVEQGRVAVADEVGELLGAKMTVILIGERPGLSSPDSLGLYFTYNPKVGLTDAYRNCISNVRLEGLSYGMAAHRLLYLMREACRRQLSGVNLKDEAQVHTLESDTDISKKGNFLLSKP, from the coding sequence ATGGCCAACACCCCACAGGACAACAGCAGCAATCCCTGGCTGGAACTGCGCCGACTGACCCCGGCGCGCATTGCCCTAGGTCGCACCGGCACCAGCCTGCCGACCGGCGCCCAACTGGACTTTCAATTCGCCCACGCCCAAGCCCGCGACGCCGTGCACCTGGCGTTCGATCATCAAGGGTTGCGCTCACAGTTGAGTGAGCGCCAGCGCGACAGCCTGCTATTGCACAGCGCCGCGGCCGACCGCCACAGCTACTTGCAACGGCCCGACCTGGGTCGACGCCTGCATCCGGACTCGGCCCAGCAGTTGCGTGAACACGCCGCGGCCAACCCGGGGGGTGTCGATCTGGCTATTGTCGTCGCCGATGGTCTGTCGGCCTTGGCGGTCCACCGTCACACCCTGCCGTTTCTCGCCCGTTTCGAAGAACAGTCCAGTGCCGATGGCTGGTCGCTGGCACCGGTGATACTGGTGGAACAAGGTCGAGTAGCCGTGGCCGACGAAGTAGGTGAGCTGCTCGGGGCAAAAATGACCGTGATTTTGATCGGCGAACGCCCGGGTTTGAGTTCCCCTGACAGCCTCGGCCTGTATTTCACCTACAACCCCAAAGTGGGTCTGACCGACGCCTATCGCAACTGCATATCCAACGTGCGCCTTGAAGGGCTCAGCTACGGCATGGCCGCGCACCGCCTGTTGTACCTGATGCGCGAAGCCTGTCGCCGACAACTGTCGGGGGTCAACCTGAAGGACGAAGCACAGGTGCACACCCTTGAGTCAGACACCGACATATCGAAGAAAGGAAACTTCCTGCTAAGCAAACCTTGA
- a CDS encoding DedA family protein, translating into MDFNPLDLILHLDAYLDLLVNNYGPWIYAILFLVIFCETGLVVMPFLPGDSLLFIAGAVAAGGGMDPVLLGGLLMVAAILGDSTNYIIGRTAGERLFRNPNSKIFRRDYLQQTHDFYDRHGGKTVTLARFLPILRTFAPFVAGIAKMHYPRFLGFSVAGTVLWVGGLVTLGYFFGNVPFIKQNLSLMIVAIILLSLVPMIIGIVRSRMHRPAKVN; encoded by the coding sequence ATGGATTTCAACCCGCTAGACCTTATTCTGCATCTCGATGCCTACCTCGATTTACTGGTCAACAACTATGGCCCGTGGATCTACGCGATTCTGTTCCTGGTTATTTTCTGCGAAACCGGTCTGGTAGTTATGCCATTCCTGCCCGGTGATTCCCTGCTGTTCATCGCCGGTGCAGTGGCGGCTGGCGGCGGCATGGACCCGGTACTGCTAGGCGGTCTGCTGATGGTGGCGGCGATACTTGGCGACAGCACCAATTACATCATCGGCCGAACAGCCGGGGAACGATTGTTCCGCAATCCCAACTCGAAAATCTTCCGCCGCGACTACTTGCAGCAAACCCACGATTTCTACGACCGCCACGGCGGCAAAACCGTAACCCTGGCGCGGTTCCTGCCGATTCTGCGCACCTTTGCCCCATTCGTGGCGGGTATCGCGAAAATGCATTACCCACGTTTCCTGGGGTTCAGCGTTGCTGGCACCGTACTTTGGGTTGGCGGCCTGGTAACCCTCGGCTACTTCTTTGGCAACGTCCCGTTTATCAAACAGAACCTGTCATTGATGATCGTCGCCATCATCCTGTTGTCACTGGTGCCGATGATCATTGGCATTGTGCGCAGCCGCATGCACCGCCCCGCCAAGGTCAACTAA
- a CDS encoding DUF3077 domain-containing protein → MSTETGETVGVVNFICSEQVPMGLFRISPGVPCDYALEQASTVLGCVHKLIQAGLLDEDGEMMWAAYFLSEFAKALVDDAGLGIKQA, encoded by the coding sequence ATGAGCACGGAAACGGGGGAAACAGTAGGCGTTGTTAATTTCATCTGCAGCGAGCAAGTACCTATGGGGCTGTTTCGCATCAGCCCGGGGGTGCCCTGTGACTACGCGCTGGAGCAGGCTTCAACCGTGCTTGGATGCGTGCATAAGCTGATTCAGGCAGGGCTGCTGGATGAAGACGGCGAGATGATGTGGGCCGCTTATTTTCTGAGTGAATTCGCCAAGGCGCTTGTTGATGATGCGGGATTGGGGATTAAACAGGCTTGA
- the ppa gene encoding inorganic diphosphatase, translating into MSYSKIPAGKDLPNDIYVAIEIPANHAPIKYEIDKDSDCLFVDRFMATPMFYPANYGYIPNTLADDGDPLDVLVVTPYPVAPGSVIRARPVGILNMTDDGGGDAKVIAVPHDKLSQLYVDVKEYTDLPALLLEQIKHFFENYKDLEKGKWVKIEGWEGADAARAAITKSVAAYKG; encoded by the coding sequence ATGAGCTACAGCAAGATTCCGGCTGGCAAAGACCTGCCGAACGACATCTACGTCGCCATCGAGATTCCAGCCAACCACGCCCCGATCAAGTACGAGATCGACAAGGACAGCGACTGCCTGTTCGTTGACCGTTTCATGGCCACCCCGATGTTCTACCCGGCCAACTACGGTTACATCCCCAACACCCTGGCTGACGACGGTGATCCCCTCGACGTGCTGGTTGTTACCCCGTACCCAGTAGCCCCAGGCTCGGTCATCCGTGCCCGTCCGGTCGGCATCCTGAACATGACCGACGACGGCGGCGGCGACGCCAAAGTTATCGCTGTACCGCACGACAAACTGTCGCAGCTGTACGTCGACGTTAAAGAATACACCGACCTGCCAGCCCTGCTGCTGGAGCAAATCAAGCACTTCTTCGAGAACTACAAAGACCTCGAAAAAGGCAAGTGGGTCAAGATCGAAGGCTGGGAAGGCGCTGACGCCGCCCGCGCCGCGATCACCAAGTCGGTAGCTGCCTACAAAGGCTAA
- a CDS encoding RtcB family protein, whose translation MNLLEVAGGKPIKLWTQGVPVEDEARKQLINTAKMPFIFKHLAVMPDVHLGKGSTIGSVIPTLGAIIPAAVGVDIGCGMIAASTSLVASDLPENLHRLRSTIEKAVPHGKTFGRHDQGAWDHVPAQADHAWRALVGRFNVITGKYPRLEKTNNRQHMGTLGGGNHFIEVCLDEADRVWFMLHSGSRGVGNAIGNLFIELAQADMRQHIANLPDKDLAYFEEGSRHFADYVEAVEWAQDFARQNRALMMQAVIAAARQVLKKPFEANLEAVNCHHNYVQRERHFGEDILVTRKGAVSAQKGQLGIIPGSMGAKSFIVRGLGNEESFCSCSHGAGRTMSRTQAKKQFTLNDQVRATAHVECRKDKDVIDEIPMAYKNIDAVMQAQRELVEVVHTLRQVVCVKG comes from the coding sequence ATGAACCTGCTCGAAGTCGCCGGTGGTAAACCGATCAAACTCTGGACCCAGGGCGTACCGGTCGAAGACGAGGCGCGTAAGCAACTGATCAATACCGCGAAGATGCCGTTCATCTTCAAGCATCTCGCGGTCATGCCGGATGTGCACCTGGGCAAGGGTTCGACCATCGGCAGCGTGATCCCCACCCTTGGCGCGATAATTCCCGCGGCAGTAGGTGTAGATATCGGCTGCGGCATGATCGCTGCCAGCACCTCGCTGGTGGCCAGCGACCTACCCGAAAACCTCCATCGCCTGCGCAGCACCATCGAAAAAGCCGTACCCCATGGTAAAACTTTCGGCCGTCACGATCAGGGCGCCTGGGATCATGTGCCGGCGCAGGCTGACCATGCCTGGCGGGCCTTGGTCGGGCGCTTCAACGTGATCACCGGCAAATACCCGCGACTGGAGAAAACCAACAACCGTCAGCACATGGGCACGCTGGGCGGCGGCAACCATTTCATCGAAGTCTGTCTGGATGAAGCCGACCGCGTCTGGTTCATGCTACACAGTGGCTCACGCGGGGTAGGCAACGCTATTGGCAACTTGTTCATCGAACTGGCCCAGGCTGATATGCGCCAACACATCGCTAACTTGCCAGACAAGGATCTGGCCTATTTCGAAGAAGGCAGCCGTCACTTTGCCGATTACGTCGAGGCAGTTGAGTGGGCCCAGGACTTCGCCCGGCAAAACCGCGCGTTGATGATGCAGGCGGTGATTGCTGCCGCTCGCCAGGTGCTGAAAAAGCCATTCGAGGCCAACCTTGAAGCAGTCAACTGCCACCATAATTACGTGCAACGCGAACGCCACTTCGGCGAGGACATCCTGGTTACGCGCAAAGGCGCGGTGTCGGCGCAGAAAGGCCAACTGGGCATCATTCCCGGCTCCATGGGCGCCAAAAGCTTCATCGTTCGTGGCTTGGGCAATGAAGAGTCGTTCTGCTCGTGCAGCCACGGTGCTGGGCGCACCATGAGCCGCACCCAGGCGAAAAAACAGTTCACCCTCAACGACCAGGTGCGCGCCACCGCCCATGTCGAATGCCGTAAGGACAAAGACGTCATCGATGAGATCCCAATGGCCTACAAGAATATCGATGCGGTAATGCAGGCTCAGCGGGAGCTGGTGGAAGTGGTGCACACCTTGCGGCAAGTGGTGTGCGTGAAGGGCTGA
- a CDS encoding GNAT family N-acetyltransferase yields MRIIKATLEHLDLLAPLFVKYREFYGQLPYPDSSRSFLEKRLDRGESIIYLALPDDDDNKLMGFCQLYPSFSSLSLKRVWILNDIYVAEDSRRMLVADNLMRAAKKLAKETNAVRLRASTSRDNDVAMKTYESIGFREDQEFKSYILPISSD; encoded by the coding sequence ATGCGGATTATCAAAGCAACCCTGGAACATCTGGACCTGCTCGCCCCGCTGTTCGTCAAATACCGCGAATTTTACGGTCAGCTGCCCTACCCGGACTCCTCCCGTTCGTTTCTGGAAAAACGCCTGGACCGAGGCGAATCGATCATCTACCTGGCGCTGCCCGACGATGACGACAACAAATTGATGGGTTTCTGTCAGCTCTACCCAAGCTTCTCTTCACTGTCGCTCAAGCGCGTCTGGATTCTCAACGACATCTACGTAGCTGAAGACTCCCGCCGCATGTTGGTGGCCGACAACCTCATGCGCGCAGCGAAAAAGCTGGCAAAAGAGACCAATGCCGTACGCTTGCGGGCCTCCACCAGCCGCGACAACGATGTGGCGATGAAAACCTACGAATCCATCGGTTTTCGCGAAGATCAGGAATTCAAAAGCTACATTTTGCCGATCAGCTCAGACTGA